A genome region from Nicotiana tabacum cultivar K326 chromosome 13, ASM71507v2, whole genome shotgun sequence includes the following:
- the LOC107808975 gene encoding steroid 5-alpha-reductase DET2, with product MPMTQIFREILFQEPSLIFNKIMVVMNLVFSAILGISEAFGKQNLEYSKFWNLNSKKQVKAKVPSRMGMLIAYTPSLIACLSFFWIFPNGGIRFFMLNSAIALHFFKRVLEVLFVHKYSGAMAMNSAITISSSYLMAFSSLIYIQHLTEGSSEPNIDLKYLGFIVFMVGIIGNFYYHFLLSNMRKKGENGYKIPKGGLFNLVICPHYLFEIVTFLGFSLISQTLFSFSSTIGTSFYLMGRSYATRKWYLSKFEDFPRTVKALIPFVF from the exons ATGCCAATGACACAAATATTTAGAGAAATATTATTTCAAGAACCAAGTTTAATTTTCAACAAAATCATGGTAGtgatgaatttagtattttctgcAATATTGGGTATTTCAGAAGCTTTTGGAAAACAGAATCTTGAATATTCAAAGTTCTGGAATTTGAATTCTAagaagcaagtcaaagctaaggtcccAAGTAGAATGGGAATGCTTATAGCTTATACCCCTAGTCTAATAGCATGTCTAAGTTTCTTTTGGATCTTCCCAAATGGCGGAATCAGATTTTTCATGCTCAACTCTGCTATTGCCCTTCACTTCTTCAAAAGAGTTCTTGAG GTTCTGTTTGTGCACAAGTATAGTGGTGCCATGGCTATGAACTCTGCAATTACTATTTCCTCATCCTACTTGATGGCCTTTTCAAGCCTAATATATATTCAACATTTGACTGAAGGATCATCAGAGCCAAATATTGACTTGAAGTACCTTGGTTTTATTGTATTTATGGTGGGAATTATTGGcaatttttattaccattttctCCTTTCTAATATGAGAAAAAAGGGTGAAAATGGTTATAAGATTCCCAAAGGTGGCCTATTTAACTTAGTTATATGCCCTCATTACCTTTTTGAGATTGTCACATTTCTTGGGTTTTCTCTTATTAGTCaaactttgttttctttttcttctaccATAGGCACATCATTTTATTTGATGGGGAGGAGTTATGCTACTAGGAAATGGTACCTATCCAAATTTGAAGATTTCCCTAGAACTGTCAAGGCTTTAATACCTTttgtattttaa
- the LOC107808974 gene encoding uncharacterized protein LOC107808974 has translation MVMSTLLKFLYPPPPSLFITTMSVISVASLANAGFSEIKGKHMQYSKFFVSTKSENEKKARIGSKKGMLLLYSPAFLAGLASFAIFPNEDLRFALVSSALTIHFFKRVLEVLFVHKYSGSMDVEATTVISFSYFLSTVTMIYGQHLSQGLPEPSIDLKYSGFIIFLVGIIGNFYHHYLLSNLRNKGEKEYKIPQGGLFNFVICPHYLFEILVFVGISCISQTLYSISFTLGTMLYLMGRSIATRRWYQSKFDDFPKNIKALIPYIF, from the exons ATGGTGATGTCTACATTGCTGAAATTTCTATACCCTCCACCACCTTCTCTTTTCATTACTACAATGTCTGTTATAAGTGTTGCTTCTTTAGCAAATGCTGGATTTTCTGAAATTAAAGGAAAGCATATGCAGTATTCCAAGTTCTTTGTATCAACTAAAAGTGAAAATGAGAAGAAGGCAAGAATTGGGAGTAAAAAAGGCATGCTTTTGTTGTATAGCCCTGCATTTCTTGCTGGTCTTGCTTCTTTTGCCATTTTCCCAAATGAGGATCTTAGATTTGCTTTGGTTTCTTCTGCTTTAACCATACATTTCTTCAAGAGAGTCTTAGAG GTCCTATTTGTTCACAAATACAGTGGTTCAATGGATGTTGAGGCTACAACAGTAATATCATTTAGTTATTTCCTCTCAACAGTTACCATGATTTATGGTCAACACCTTAGTCAAGGTTTGCCTGAGCCATCCATTGATCTCAAATACAGTGGATTCATAATATTTTTGGTTGGTATAATTGGTAATTTTTACCATCATTATTTGCTCTCAAATTTGAGAAACAAGGGTGAAAAAGAGTATAAAATCCCTCAGGGTGGTCTATTCAATTTTGTCATATGCCCGCATTACCTCTTTGAGATTCTTGTTTTTGTTGGAATTTCTTGCATTTCTCAAACATTATATTCTATTTCCTTTACTTTGGGCACAATGTTATACTTGATGGGGAGGAGCATTGCTACAAGAAGATGGTACCAGTCCAAGTTTGATGATTTTCCTAAGAATATCAAGGCACTCATTCCTTACATATTTTAG